The window CCGATCGTGGGCCAGCCACCCGCCGTGCCGGAAGTTCTCGCCGGTCCAGGCGTTGTCGGTGGTGACGATGTTCCAACCGGCCCGACCCGCCGAGACGAGATCGAGGCTGGCCAGCCGTCGGGCCAGGTCTGCCGGGTAGTTGTACGTCGTGTTCTGGGTGGCGACCAGACCGATCCGGGTGGTTGTCGCGGCCAGCGCCGAGAGCTGGGTGATCGCGTCCGGCCGGCCGGCGACGTCGAGGGCGTGCACTCGTCCCCGGTTCTCCCGTACGCGCAGGCCCTCGCCGAGGAAGAACGCGTCGAACAGCCCGCGTTCGAGGGTCTGTACGACCTTGACGAAGGTGTCGATGTGGGTGTGCGGGGCGGCGTCCGGATCGGTCCAGACGATCTGGGGGCCGACCCCGGTGTAGAACAGTCCCAGGTGGACGCGGGCTTTCGGGTCGTACCCGAGGGGGTTCGGTTGGCTCACGGCGCGTACCTCTCAGGCGGTCGTGGCGGTGCTCTCCGGTCAGGCGGTTGTCGCGTCGACGAACCGGTTGCTGGGATGGGGGAGTCCGAGGGTGGTGCGCAGGGTCGCTCCCGTGACGGGGGCGACGTGCATCCGGTCGGCGGCGAGCGCGGGCAGCACCCGATCGGCGAGTACGGGCAGGTCGACGCTCAACACGGCGGGATGCAGGCGGACACCGTCGACCACGGCGGCGAGTTGCCGCAGGAGTGTGGTCAACCCCTCGGCCGAGCCGACGTGACGTAGCCGGTCCCCGGTGCCCCAGGGGGTCGCCCGGTCCAGCGCCGCGAGCCGGTCGGCGGCCGGTTCGGTCGCGTCGAGCAGCACCTCGACCTCGGCGAACACGAGGGGTACGTCGTCCTCCCGTACCCGCCGGGTTCGTTCCGCGACGGCTCCGGGGTCGCCGCCGCCGACCAGGGCGATGTCGACCTGCCCGGTGACGTCGAGGGTGTCGGCGGCGATCACCACGACCTGGCCCTGCGGAGGTCGCGGGGTGATCAGTGGCCCGACCACCGAGAACGATCCGCCGGTGAAGTTCACGTGGTGCACCCGGTCGGGATCCAGGAACCGGCCGGTGGCCCGGTCCCGGATGATCGCGTCGTCCTGCCAGGAGTCCCACAGGCACCGGGCGACCTCGATCACGTCGGAGACCTCGCCGCGCAGCCGGTCCGGCTCGTACGGCCCCGAACCGCCGATGGTGGCCAGGGCCTCGGGGCTGTTCGTGGCGCCGACGACCCAGGCGGCCCGGCCGCGCGAGGCGTGGTCGAGGCTGGCGAGCTGGGTGGCCAGGTGGAACGGTTCGGTGGTGGTGGTGTGCAGGGTGGGCGCGAGCCCGATCCGCTCGGTCACGGTGGACAGGTAGGCGGCCCGTACCCCGGCCTCGATCCGGCCTGCCTTGTTGCGGCCGTTGCCTGCGGGCAGGGGCGAGTCGGCGAAGGTGACCAGGGCGAATCCGGCCGCCTCCGCGTACGCGACGGTGTTCCGGAGGGCGGGGGCGTCCAGCACGGTTGCCGGTGGCCGCCCGCTGAAGCGCCAGGCCGCCGGGTGGGCGCCGTCGCCGTCGGCTTCCACGGCCAGGTGCAGCCGGCTCCCGCTCGGCACCCCGCTCATGCCGCCGGCTCCGTCCATCGGCGGTGTGGTCGCCGGCCCAGGTGCGTCCGTGTCATCGGCTCAAACCTCCAGACCCCGTCGTACGGGCAGCGTCCGGTTGCCCGCTCGGTAGCGTCGCGTCGCCCGGCCCCCGGCGCTATTCCTATTATTCCTATAG of the Micromonospora sp. NBC_01796 genome contains:
- a CDS encoding LLM class flavin-dependent oxidoreductase, whose product is MSGVPSGSRLHLAVEADGDGAHPAAWRFSGRPPATVLDAPALRNTVAYAEAAGFALVTFADSPLPAGNGRNKAGRIEAGVRAAYLSTVTERIGLAPTLHTTTTEPFHLATQLASLDHASRGRAAWVVGATNSPEALATIGGSGPYEPDRLRGEVSDVIEVARCLWDSWQDDAIIRDRATGRFLDPDRVHHVNFTGGSFSVVGPLITPRPPQGQVVVIAADTLDVTGQVDIALVGGGDPGAVAERTRRVREDDVPLVFAEVEVLLDATEPAADRLAALDRATPWGTGDRLRHVGSAEGLTTLLRQLAAVVDGVRLHPAVLSVDLPVLADRVLPALAADRMHVAPVTGATLRTTLGLPHPSNRFVDATTA